Proteins encoded in a region of the Vicia villosa cultivar HV-30 ecotype Madison, WI linkage group LG5, Vvil1.0, whole genome shotgun sequence genome:
- the LOC131607877 gene encoding nodulin-26-like yields the protein MANDNSARVETNDIENNDTVLDVNKDSSQESQDSYVPFLQKLIAEVVGTYFLIFAGCASIIVNKNHDNVVTLPGIAIVWGLTLLVLIYSLGHISGAHFNPAVTIAFATTRRFPLIQVPAYILAQLLGGTLASGTLKLIFSGTHDQFSGTLATGSNFQAFVLEFIVTFHLMFTISAVATDNRAIGELAGIAVGSTLLLNVLIAGPITGASMNPVRSLGPAFVHNEYRGIWIFIISPILGAIAGAWVYNLVRHTNKPLREITKSASFLKEAKRGGNK from the exons ATGGCTAATGATAATTCAGCAAGAGTTGAAACTAATGATATTGAAAACAATGATACTGTTTTAGATGTAAACAAAGATTCTTCCCAAGAATCTCAAGACTCCTATGTTCCTTTCTTGCAAAAG TTAATAGCAGAGGTTGTTGGAACATATTTCTTGATATTTGCGGGATGTGCTTCGATTATAGTGAACAAAAACCATGACAACGTTGTTACACTTCCTGGGATTGCGATTGTTTGGGGACTCACTTTGTTggtgttgatttattctcttggtCATATATCTGGAGCTCATTTCAATCCTGCTGTTACCATTGCTTTTGCTACTACAAGGAGGTTTCCACTGATACAG GTACCAGCTTATATACTGGCTCAACTCCTGGGGGGTACACTAGCAAGTGGGACTCTAAAACTAATATTCAGTGGCACACATGATCAGTTTTCAGGAACACTTGCAACTGGCTCTAACTTTCAAGCTTTTGTCCTTGAATTTATTGTCACATTTCACCTTATGTTTACCATTTCCGCGGTTGCAACCGATAATAGAGCG ATTGGTGAGTTGGCTGGAATTGCAGTTGGATCTACATTATTGCTTAATGTGTTGATTGCTGG GCCGATAACAGGAGCATCAATGAATCCGGTTAGAAGTCTAGGACCTGCTTTTGTACACAACGAATACAGAGGAATATGGATATTTATAATTTCGCCGATTTTGGGAGCGATTGCAGGAGCATGGGTTTACAACCTTGTTAGGCACACTAACAAGCCATTGCGTGAGATCACCAAGAGTGCATCCTTCCTCAAAGAAGCAAAGCGTGGGGGAAATAAATGA